In a single window of the Verrucomicrobiota bacterium genome:
- a CDS encoding class I SAM-dependent methyltransferase: MGCSSKFISLDDSIYNYILDNSLRESPLLRKLREETASLPMAVMQIAPEQGQFMSLLVRLSGARKALEIGTFTGYSAICIAQAMPPDGQLHCLDVSDEWTQVARRFWKEAGLESRISLTLAPAIDTLDLWISEGQAGTFDLAFIDADKHNYKYYYEKSLTLLRPGGLIIFDNVLWSGRVADPQNQEIDTVELRLLAKSLHHDSRIDLSMIPIADGLTLAVKR, from the coding sequence GCTGCTCATCAAAATTCATCTCCCTCGACGACTCTATCTATAACTACATCCTGGACAATAGTTTACGGGAATCTCCCCTCTTGCGCAAATTGCGTGAGGAAACGGCCAGCCTGCCCATGGCTGTCATGCAAATTGCGCCGGAACAAGGTCAATTCATGTCTCTACTGGTCAGACTTTCCGGTGCGCGCAAAGCCCTCGAAATCGGTACATTCACCGGTTATAGTGCCATTTGTATCGCTCAGGCCATGCCCCCCGATGGGCAGCTCCACTGTCTCGATGTCAGCGATGAATGGACTCAGGTCGCTCGCCGGTTCTGGAAAGAAGCGGGGTTAGAATCCCGGATTTCACTCACCCTAGCCCCGGCCATTGATACACTCGACCTCTGGATTAGCGAAGGCCAAGCCGGGACCTTTGACCTCGCCTTCATCGACGCGGACAAACATAATTATAAATATTACTACGAAAAATCCCTGACCCTCCTCCGCCCCGGTGGCCTGATTATTTTCGACAATGTCCTCTGGAGCGGTCGTGTCGCTGATCCCCAAAATCAGGAAATCGATACGGTCGAACTGCGCCTGCTCGCCAAATCCCTCCACCACGATTCCCGCATCGACCTGTCCATGATTCCCATTGCCGATGGCCTCACCCTCGCAGTCAAAAGATAG